The following proteins are encoded in a genomic region of Gimesia algae:
- a CDS encoding PF20097 family protein, which translates to MNTIPHCPDCEKQMEKGFIPDNTLLGALQTTWHPDDPESAGGTFFGFKTKNRTKTVRIEESRTRKIISYRCPECGLLRSFAK; encoded by the coding sequence CTCACTGCCCGGACTGTGAAAAACAGATGGAAAAAGGGTTCATTCCAGATAATACGCTCTTGGGTGCTCTCCAGACCACGTGGCATCCGGACGATCCAGAAAGCGCGGGCGGCACGTTTTTCGGGTTCAAGACGAAAAACAGAACTAAGACTGTCAGAATTGAAGAATCCCGAACAAGAAAGATCATTTCCTATCGCTGCCCCGAATGTGGCCTGTTGCGCTCCTTTGCGAAGTGA